In Colletotrichum higginsianum IMI 349063 chromosome 1, whole genome shotgun sequence, the DNA window CCCAGCAAAAGACTAGTGGTTCCCTTATCACCAGTCCTCAGAAGAAGAATCTCCCGGTCTGATATCCATGTCGCATCCCCGTAAGAAGCTTCCTCGTAGAGAAGGGCGGAGTGgccgctctcgacgtcgagaactCGGGTCTGAGACGTCTTGCGGTGGGAGTCGAAAGAGTAGGCCGAAACCTGGTTCCAGTCAATGCGTGTTCACAGCTTCCAATTGATCGtcgcttcgtcgtcgccgagctcatGGAAGAAGAGATTTGAAGACCGGCAAGCTCGAGATTGTATGTGTAATACTTACGGTGTACAGCACCTTGGTGCCGGCGGGGTTGGGAATGCCAGGAGACCTGCGCGGGGCAGAGAGCAGAACCTCTGGAGTGAACTTGGAGGCCTGAATTGTCATCATGAGGAGCTGCGGCAGGTATTGCGGCACTGAAACTTGATTATACAGCTATAAACTGGGTGAGGTTGAGAGCAAGAAAGCTGGGCGGGAATGCTGCCATAGATGTAGGTATGTCCAATCCCAATTCCAGCATGACGACGGGGGGACCGAacgtctgtctgtctacctacctaccctcCTAGGTGGGTGGCTTGGAGCTCGGTTGAAGAGCCCCGCACTAGCTACAAACGGGTTAGCAACGGCTGTCCGAGGCCAGCAGGGTTCTCGGTCCATGCTC includes these proteins:
- a CDS encoding Prolyl oligopeptidase, with amino-acid sequence MKLLFEVLGVGSSAGLFNRAPSHPPRRVDRQTFGPPVVMLELGLDIPTSMAAFPPSFLALNLTQFIAV